A region of Hippoglossus stenolepis isolate QCI-W04-F060 chromosome 7, HSTE1.2, whole genome shotgun sequence DNA encodes the following proteins:
- the cysltr1 gene encoding cysteinyl leukotriene receptor 1, producing MEPQSLTNSTGGNSTNCSSIDDFRNQVYSISYTIITLLGLTGNGLALVVLIKTNRQSSPFHVYMINLVVADLLCVMTLPLRIIYYVRKGHWSMGNFLCVFSSYALYVNLYCSIYFMVAMSFTRFLAIVYPVKNLQLMTVNRARQVCVGIWVFICLLSSPFLMSGQYVDSNTNTTKCFDAPPGKIGDKLKVLNYLSLVIGFVLPLLVILLCYAGIIHTLLSRSQLSRTLSAQQQQRAMGTKAIRMIVIVLLTFTISFMPYHVLRTVFLSRDHSNCSERIQMQKSVVVTLCLAAANTCFDPLLYYFSGEGFRSRFFSCATRSQPQNLKETTRKSINSQQTGGRQTSMSGYVTGQSSG from the coding sequence ATGGAGCCGCAAAGCCTGACCAACAGCACGGGGGGCAACTCCACCAACTGCTCGTCCATAGATGACTTCCGCAACCAGGTTTACTCCATATCCTACACCATCATCACTTTGCTGGGCCTCACTGGGAACGGCTTAGCCCTGGTGGTGCTGATCAAAACGAACCGCCAAAGTTCCCCCTTCCACGTCTACATGATTAACCTGGTTGTGGctgatctgctgtgtgtgatgaCGCTGCCACTGCGAATTATCTACTATGTCAGAAAGGGCCACTGGAGCATGGGGaatttcctctgtgtcttcagCTCCTATGCTCTCTATGTAAACCTCTACTGCAGCATCTACTTCATGGTCGCCATGTCGTTCACGCGTTTCCTGGCCATTGTCTATCCTGTGAAGAACCTGCAGCTGATGACAGTGAACCGTGCTCGCCAGGTGTGTGTTGGCATCTGGGTGTTTATCTGTCTTTTATCGTCTCCCTTCCTCATGTCAGGTCAATATGTAGACTcgaacacaaatacaaccaagtGCTTCGATGCTCCGCCGGGTAAAATCGGTGATAAACTCAAAGTGCTGAACTATTTGTCCCTGGTGATAGGCTTTGTCCTGCCATTACTGGTGATCCTGCTCTGCTATGCCGGCATAATCCACACCCTACTGTCTCGCTCCCAACTGTCTCGCACCCTCTCTGCTCAACAACAGCAGCGGGCCATGGGCACCAAAGCCATTCGAATGATTGTCATCGTCTTGTTGACATTCACGATCAGCTTCATGCCTTACCACGTGCTGCGCACTGTCTTCCTGTCCCGGGATCACTCCAACTGCTCGGAGAGGATTCAAATGCAGAAGTCTGTCGTGGTGACACTCTGCCTGGCTGCTGCCAACACGTGTTTTGACCCACTGCTGTATTATTTCTCTGGAGAGGGTTTTCGCAGCCGCTTTTTCTCCTGTGCTACTCGGTCACAGCCCCAGAATCTGAAAGAAACCACCCGAAAGTCAATTAATTCACAACAGACAGGAGGTCGTCAGACATCAATGTCGGGATATGTTACAGGACAGAGTTCAGGATGA